Within the Pseudomonas sp. SL4(2022) genome, the region AAGTCCTCGGACGCCGGTGCGCCAGGCCCTAACGGCCACGCGCGCCCTACGAATCAGGTTGTCGGGTAGGGGGCGCAGTGCGCCCCAGGCGTCATGTCAGCCGCGAGGCTTGCCGTTGTGGGTGTCCTGTTTGGCGACCCGTGGCGCATCGCGCTCATCGACTGACTGACGCAAGCGCAGCAGTTGGACGAGGGTGGCCTCGTCGGCCATCGGCACGCTCTGCGGATCAACCGTGGAACCGGGGAAGGCACGTTGCAGGCCGTTGACCACGATTTTCTCGCCCTTGGCCAAGCCCTGACGCACGATACGCAGGCCTTCCAGTTTCGGTCCCAGTTCAATGGCGCGGTATTGCACGGCGTTGTCCTTGTCGAGCACCAAAACGAACTTCTTGCCCAGGTCAGTGCCGACCGCTTCATCCTTGATCAGCGCGGCCGCGTACTGACCGCTGCCAACCAGCTTCAGACGTGCGTACAGGCCCGGCGTGAAGCGGCCATCACGGTTATCGAACACCGCACGGCCACGGATGGTGCCGGTCTGCGGGTTAACCTGGTTGTCGAGAAAATCCAGTTCACCCAGGTGCGGGTGGCCGTCTTCGCTGGACAGGCCCAGGTACACCGGGCTGGCATCACGCGCCTGACCGCCGACCAGACGCGCCAGTTCGACGTATTTGAGGAATACGCGCTCATCGGCATCAAAGTAGGCGTACACCTTGTCGGTGCTGACCAGCGTGGTCAGCAGGCTCTGACCGGCATTCACCAGGTTGCCTTCGGTGATTTCCGCGCGGCTGACGCGGCCATCAATTGGCGCGGTAACGCGGGTGAAGCTCAGGTTAAGACGGGCGTTATCCAGTTCCGCCTGGATGCCGGCCAGCGCCGCTTTGGCTTCTGCCGCGGCGCTGGCGCGGGCATCAGCCAGTTCGGCAGAGATGGCGTTGCTCTGGCGCAGGCGCTCGCCGCGATTAGCTTCACTTTGCGTGCGCGCCTGGCTGGCACGGGCCTGTTGCAGCTGAGCTTCGAAACGCTTGACTTCGGCCTGGAACGGCCGCGGATCGATCTGGAACAGCAGGTCACCTTTCTTCACCAGGCTGCCTTCGGCAAAGGCAACGCG harbors:
- the mexE gene encoding multidrug efflux RND transporter periplasmic adaptor subunit MexE; the protein is MEQSNNNRWHFPLALAAVLVLSACGKSPETAQQMPAAKVSVAEVIEQPINEWDEFTGRLEAPESVEIRPRVSGFVDRVAFAEGSLVKKGDLLFQIDPRPFQAEVKRFEAQLQQARASQARTQSEANRGERLRQSNAISAELADARASAAAEAKAALAGIQAELDNARLNLSFTRVTAPIDGRVSRAEITEGNLVNAGQSLLTTLVSTDKVYAYFDADERVFLKYVELARLVGGQARDASPVYLGLSSEDGHPHLGELDFLDNQVNPQTGTIRGRAVFDNRDGRFTPGLYARLKLVGSGQYAAALIKDEAVGTDLGKKFVLVLDKDNAVQYRAIELGPKLEGLRIVRQGLAKGEKIVVNGLQRAFPGSTVDPQSVPMADEATLVQLLRLRQSVDERDAPRVAKQDTHNGKPRG